The Lysobacterales bacterium DNA window CCGCCGCTACCCGGCCAAGGCCGTGATCATGCGGCCCGGCGACCCGGCCAACACCCTGTTCTTCGTGGTGGAGGGCTCGCTCAGCATAATCGCCGAGGACGAGGAGGGCCGCGAGATCATCCTGGCCTACGTCAACCCGGGCGATTTCATCGGCGAGCTCGGCCTGTTCGTCGAGACGCCCCGGCGGGCGGTGATGATCCGCACCCGGACCGCCTGCGACCTGGCCGAGATCAGCTACGAGCGCCTGTTCCAGCTGCTGGACGGCACCTTGCGCGACGACTGCCCGAAGATCCTGTTCAAGATCGGCTCGCAGATCGCCGACCGGCTGCTGGCCACGTCCAGGAAGGTCAGCCGGTTGGCCTACATGGACGTCACCAACCGGGTCGCCCAGACCCTGGTCGACCTGTGCAGCGAGCCGGACGCCCAGCCGCATCCGCAAGGCAAGCAGATCCGCATCTCGCGCCAGGAGATGAGTCGCATCGTCGGCTGCTCGCGGGAGATGGTCGGCCGGGTGCTCAAGCAGCTCGAGGAGCAGGGCGTCATCACAGTCACCGGCAAGACCATCGTGGTGCTGGGCTTCGGCACCGAGGCCGGCCCCAAGGTCATGCACCACCGGCTGGGCAGCAACGCCGCCTGAGCACCTGAGGGCCGCTCGCCCGCCAGCGACGCGGGCGGCCCGCGTCGGCCCGGCTCAGGCCGCCATCGAGGGCGCCTGGCCGAACAGCTCGGCCAGTGCGGCACCCGGATCGGGCGCCCGCATGAATCGCTCGCCGACCAGGAAGGCATGCACGCCGGCGGCACGCATGCGCTCGACGTCCTGGCGATCGTGGATGCCGGATTCGGTGACCAGCAGACGGCCTTCGGGCACCAGCGGCCGCAGCGACAGCGTGGTCTCCAGGCTCACCTCGAAGGTGCGCAGGTCGCGGTTGTTCACGCCGATCAGGTGCGCCGGCAGCGTCAGCGCCCGCTCCAGCTCGGCGCCGTCATGGACCTCCAGCAGGGCATCGAGGCCCAGCGACTCGGTCAGCGCCAGCAGCTCGCGCAGCTGCGCGTCGTCGAGGGCGGCGGCGATCAGCAGCACGCAGTCGGCGCCCAGCGCGCGGGCCTCCCAGACCTGCCAGGGATCGACCACGAAGTCCTTGCGCAGCACCGGCAACGCGCAGGCCGCACGCGCCTGGCGCAGGTGTTCGTCGGCGCCCTGGAAGAAGTCGGCATCGGTCAGCACCGACAGGCAGGCGGCGCCTGCAGCCTCGTAGCTGCGGGCGATCGCCTCGGGTCGGAAGTCGGCACGGATCACGCCCTGGCTGGGGCTGGCCTTCTTGACCTCGGCGATCACCGCCGGCCGGCGGTCGGCGACGCGACTGGCCAGGGCCCCGAAGAAGTCGCGCGCTGGCGGCACGTCTGCGCAGCGGGCGCGCAGTTCGGCCAGCGGCGTGGTGGCCGCGCGGGCGGCGACTTCTTCGCGCTTGCGCGCCAGGATGCGATCGAGGATGTCGCTCATGCCAGTGACCCGTTCAACGCGTGCGCCGCAGGTGCCGGGCGTGCCCGGATTCGCGACGGGCCGGGCACGTTAGCACGGTCCGCCGCGGCCGGTGTGGGCCCTGCGTCACGACGCCGCGGCGACCCGGCCGGTGGCCGCGACGAAGGCGTCCAGGCGGGTCCGCGCGGCACCGCTGGTGATCGCCGCACGGGCACGCGCCAGGCCGTCGGCGATGTCGACGGCGACGCCGGCGGCGTACAGCGCGGCGCCCGCGTTGAGGGCCACGATGTCGGCGGCGACGCCCGGCGTGCCGTCCAGGACATCCAGCAGCATCCGCTGGGATTGCGCCGGATCGTCGACCCGCAGGCTGCGGCTGGACGCCATCGCCAGCCCGAAGTCCTCCGGATGGATCTCGTACTCGCGCACCGCGCCGTCGCGCAGCTCGCCGACCACGGTGGCGGCGCCAAGGGAGATCTCGTCCATGCCGTCCTTGCCCCAGACCACCAGGGCGCGGCGCGCGCCCAGGCGCTGCAGGACGCGCACCTGGATGCCGACCAGGTCGGGATGGAACACCCCCATCAGGATGTCCGGCGCGCCGGCCGGGTTGGTCAGCGGCCCGAGGATGTTGAAGATCGTGCGCACGCCCAGCTCGCGCCGCACGGCGGCGACATTGCGCATCGCGCTGTGGTGCATGGGCG harbors:
- the crp gene encoding cAMP-activated global transcriptional regulator CRP; translation: MTAQLPASLAPDRASIERFLSLCHRRRYPAKAVIMRPGDPANTLFFVVEGSLSIIAEDEEGREIILAYVNPGDFIGELGLFVETPRRAVMIRTRTACDLAEISYERLFQLLDGTLRDDCPKILFKIGSQIADRLLATSRKVSRLAYMDVTNRVAQTLVDLCSEPDAQPHPQGKQIRISRQEMSRIVGCSREMVGRVLKQLEEQGVITVTGKTIVVLGFGTEAGPKVMHHRLGSNAA
- the trpC gene encoding indole-3-glycerol phosphate synthase TrpC, with the translated sequence MSDILDRILARKREEVAARAATTPLAELRARCADVPPARDFFGALASRVADRRPAVIAEVKKASPSQGVIRADFRPEAIARSYEAAGAACLSVLTDADFFQGADEHLRQARAACALPVLRKDFVVDPWQVWEARALGADCVLLIAAALDDAQLRELLALTESLGLDALLEVHDGAELERALTLPAHLIGVNNRDLRTFEVSLETTLSLRPLVPEGRLLVTESGIHDRQDVERMRAAGVHAFLVGERFMRAPDPGAALAELFGQAPSMAA
- the trpD gene encoding anthranilate phosphoribosyltransferase, giving the protein MTLSPQAALQRVIEHREIFHDEMLDLMRAIMRGEVPPALVAALLTGLRVKKETVGEIAAAAQVMREFAQRVEVPDADRLLDIVGTGGDGAHTFNISTAAMFVAAAAGARVAKHGNRSVSSRSGSADVLEALGARIELTPPEVAQVLAQTGIGFMFAPMHHSAMRNVAAVRRELGVRTIFNILGPLTNPAGAPDILMGVFHPDLVGIQVRVLQRLGARRALVVWGKDGMDEISLGAATVVGELRDGAVREYEIHPEDFGLAMASSRSLRVDDPAQSQRMLLDVLDGTPGVAADIVALNAGAALYAAGVAVDIADGLARARAAITSGAARTRLDAFVAATGRVAAAS